One Papaver somniferum cultivar HN1 chromosome 10, ASM357369v1, whole genome shotgun sequence genomic window carries:
- the LOC113315508 gene encoding uncharacterized protein LOC113315508, translating to MVLSKCYAIVYCKWDGIPLEVSSDTMMRDLKIYVCDYWRNLTPRSIRFRHGPHGQGSDKAVINYDYSLHSLIVVTCSKELPSFDLFVEEVSNGGASSSSSGISTWEDIFKGVGQVFHGGVDEVRLAVIKYCRNSGYSVAKVKNDRLRFTGIQWEHKCGGAYKLKEPTVKRKLIKHLFKDQVQSNPSIKPNDMVAQVKSFYGINIKYHHAYKGKEAFKVEIYGDDTKRFERLSIGFSACIEGYQFIHPMLYCDATFLTGRFKGTLMAATGVNGNQGFFPFAFALVPSKDIEGWEWFMENLQHCVDSRPITFITDRHEGLKQSIPKYVPNPYHSYCFYHLKNNLPIKKGHEKYKKVLDLFHKAAYYYSVAKYESALNEMCIIGCGWVAKYRRNIDPKHWANAFFVGCRYGTHSSSIIESFNNWIHRERDLPPASPVDEIRIKIMRMSSERRELGRTYHDSLTPIYKALLKSHVDIILPWNVTESGNGIYEVHSPSSHVVDLMHMTCTCQRWKVFGFPCSHTTAAITMNGTEILRPEAYEPEEKVLPGIPRPPPGRPPKKRIRNAYEKERRPMKCSNCKKIGNHNNATCRVLMLE from the exons ATGGTGCTTTCTAAGTGTTATGCAATTGTGTATTGCAAATGGGATGGTATTCCATTGGAAGTTTCTTCAGATACTATGATGCGTGACctcaaaatatatgtttgtgattattggAGAAACTTGACTCCTCGGAGCATAAGATTTAGGCATGGGCCGCATGGCCAAGGATCTGATAAAGCTGTCATCAACTATGATTATTCTCTTCATAGTCTAATTGTTGTTACTTGTTCAAAGGAATTGCCAAGTTTTGATTTGTTCGTTGAGGAGGTTTCTAATGGTGGTGCTTCTAGCTCTTCATCTGGTATTTCCAC TTGGGAGGATATTTTTAAAGGTGTTGGTCAAGTTTttcatggtggtgttgatgaggtTCGTTTAGCTGTCATCAAATATTGCAGAAATTCTGGTTATTCAGTTGCAAAGGTTAAGAATGACAGACTTAGGTTCACAG GAATTCAATGGGAGCATAAATGTGGTGGTGCTTATAAGCTGAAAGAGCCCACTGTGAAGAGGAAATTGATAAAACATCTGTTCAAGGATCAAGTACAGTCAAATCCGTCGATAAAGCCTAATGATATGGTTGCTCAGGTAAAGAGTTTTTACGGTATTAACATAAAATACCATCATGCTTATAAAGGAAAGGAAGCATTTAAGGTAGAGATATATGGCGATGAT ACAAAACGTTTTGAGAGGCTTTCCATAGGTTTTTCTGCATGTATCGAAGGATACCAGTTCATTCACCCTATGCTTTACTGTGATGCAACATTTCTCACTGGGAGATTCAAGGGAACATTGATGGCTGCCACTGGTGTGAATGGAAACCaag GTTTCTTTCCTTTTGCGTTTGCTTTAGTTCCTTCAAAAGATATTGAAGGTTGGGAGTGGTTCATGGAAAACTTGCAGCATTGTGTCGACTCTCGTCCTATCACCTTTATCACTGATCGTCATGAAGGTCTGAAGCAAAGTATTCCTAAGTATGTTCCCAACCCTTATCATAGTTACTGTTtttatcatttgaagaataacctCCCCATCAAGAAAGGACATGAGAAATATAAAAAAGTTCTGGATTTGTTCCATAAAGCTGCATACTACTACAGTGTTGCCAAATATGAGTCTGCTTTGAATGAGATGTGCATCATAGGATGTGGTTGGGTTGCCAAGTACCGTAGAAATATCGATCCGAAGCACTGGGCAAATGCTTTCTTCGTAGGATGTAGGTATGGGACACACTCATCAAGTATTATAGAGTCTTTCAATAACTGGATTCATCGTGAAAGGGATTTGCCTCCAGCTTCTCCTGTTGATGAAATCAGGATAAAGATTATGAGGATGAGTTCAGAAAGGCGTGAGCTTGGTAGAACCTATCATGATAGTTTGACTCCCATTTATAAAGCTTTACTCAAGTCACATGTCGATATAATTCTTCCATGGAATGTTACTGAGTCAGGTAATGGTATATATGAGGTCCACTCTCCCAGCTCTCATGTTGTTGATCTGATGCATATGACGTGCACTTGCCAGAGATGGAAAGTGTTTGGTTTCCCCTGTTCTCACACCACTGCTGCTATTACTATGAATGGTACTGAGATTTTGAG GCCAGAAGCGTATGAACCTGAAGAGAAAGTCCTTCCTGGTATTCCAAGGCCACCTCCAGGGAGACCACCAAAGAAGCGTATTCGCAATGCTTATGAGAAGGAGAGGAGGCCTATGAAGTGCTCAAATTGCAAGAAGATTGGGAACCACAACAATGCTACCTGTCGTGTATTAATGCTGGAGTAG